A region of Streptomyces sp. R44 DNA encodes the following proteins:
- a CDS encoding TetR/AcrR family transcriptional regulator, with product MEELATEAGVSTALIYYHFKDRAGVLRHTLEFISERADRYTSDGGAGAGPYDAREELTQTLLLEFQDVPEVRENSTAWGELRASAVFEPELRGDLARATLAWIHDVADLLSGILPSAPAPALTASAERLTGLLEGLSTRWLSGALPLSHARELVREAVSLEVERLGR from the coding sequence ATGGAGGAGCTCGCGACGGAAGCCGGGGTGTCGACCGCGCTGATCTACTACCACTTCAAGGACCGCGCCGGCGTGCTGCGCCACACCCTCGAGTTCATCAGCGAACGGGCCGATCGCTACACGTCCGACGGGGGTGCCGGCGCCGGACCGTACGACGCCCGGGAGGAGCTGACGCAGACCCTCCTCCTGGAGTTCCAGGACGTTCCCGAAGTACGGGAGAACAGCACGGCGTGGGGCGAGCTGCGCGCCAGCGCGGTCTTCGAGCCCGAGCTGCGCGGAGATCTGGCCCGCGCCACGCTGGCGTGGATCCACGATGTCGCGGACCTCCTCAGCGGCATCCTGCCGTCAGCCCCCGCACCGGCCCTGACGGCATCCGCGGAACGGCTCACCGGCCTCCTGGAGGGACTCAGCACGCGGTGGCTCAGCGGCGCACTGCCCCTGAGCCACGCACGCGAGCTGGTGCGGGAGGCGGTCTCCCTCGAGGTCGAGCGACTGGGTCGCTGA